The following proteins come from a genomic window of Alosa sapidissima isolate fAloSap1 chromosome 22, fAloSap1.pri, whole genome shotgun sequence:
- the nr2c1 gene encoding nuclear receptor subfamily 2 group C member 1, whose amino-acid sequence MEGQSPRMQLVSAEGGLEQRIQIVTAYDQSNSGKPQYILANVDNSNLEKLILTNSEGTSGKVILASADAAAAVNHLLMASPDLAGQQIQFVTDNSEQNSKPVVEYCVVCGDKATGRHYGAVSCEGCKGFFKRSIRKNLVYSCRGSGDCVINKHHRNRCQYCRLQRCISFGMKQDSVQCERKPVDVSREKPANCAASTQKIYIRKNLCSPLAALPTFEYEKQNKSSSLLLNIQQSMSKLDNNILISTSPDRSDSCQGDLGTLANVVTSLAHLNESKEMSDGNTDQYGVETMSNGDDSIADEHTQSDEHNSNDLSRAFDTLAKVLRSEQRGEEMGVDSNMAGADESGTLLDLQGPLLSDCHIPFKLMMPLPVPEFLTVNYICESASRLLFLSMHWARSIPAFQALGSENGIMLMKACWNELFALSLAQCSDVMDVSSVLTTIVQHLETNLSEEKLSAERVKEVMEHIWRLQEFCNSMNKVEPDAQEYAYLKAITLFSPDHAGVDCFAHIESFQEKAYMELQDYITREYPDDTYRLSRLLLRLPALRLMSACVTEELFFTGLIGNVQIDSIIPYILKMESTDYNSQPVGVSE is encoded by the exons ATGGAGGGACAATCTCCCAGAATGCAGCTGGTGTCTGCTGAGGGTGGTCTGGAGCAGAGAATACAG ATTGTGACTGCGTACGACCAGTCCAACTCTGGCAAGCCACAGTATATCCTAGCCAACGTTGACAACTCCAACTTGGAGAAGCTCATTTTGACCAATTCGGAGGGGACCTCAGGAAAGGTCATTCTGGCATCAGCTGATGCGGCAGCAGCTGTCAATCACCTGCTCATGGCTTCACCTGACTTGGCTGGACAGCAGATCCAG TTTGTGACAGACAACTCCGAGCAGAATTCCAAGCCTGTCGTGGAgtactgtgttgtgtgtggagaCAAGGCCACAG gTCGTCATTACGGCGCGGTGAGCTGTGAAGGCTGTAAGGGCTTCTTCAAGCGCAGCATCAGGAAGAACCTGGTCTACTCGTGCAGGGGCAGCGGCGACTGCGTCATCAACAAGCACCACCGCAACCGCTGCCAGTACTGCCGACTGCAGCGCTGCATCTCCTTCGGCATGAAGCAGGACT cGGTGCAGTGTGAAAGGAAGCCAGTGGATGTGTCCAGGGAGAAACCTGCCAACTGTGCCGCCTCTACACAGAAGATCTACATCCGCAAGAACCTGTGCAGCCCCCTGGCAGCCCTGCCCACCTTTGAGTACGAAAAACAGAAcaa ATCCTCCAGCTTACTGCTGAATATACAGCAGTCCATGTCCAAACTGGACAACAACATTCTCATCTCTACCTCCCCAGACAGG AGTGACAGTTGCCAAGGAGATCTGGGTACGCTGGCTAATGTTGTGACATCGTTGGCCCACCTCAATGAGAGCAAAGAAATGAGTGACGGTAACACTGACCAATACGGAGTGGAGACCATGAGTAATGGGGATGACTCAATCGCAGACGAACACACCCAATCAGACGAACACAACTCCAATGACCTCAGCCG GGCGTTTGACACCCTGGCTAAAGTGCTGCGCTCAGAACAGCGTGGCGAGGAGATGGGGGTCGATTCCAACATGGCGGGCGCGGATGAGTCGGGCACCCTGCTGGACCTGCAGGGTCCACTCCTGTCTGACTGCCACATCCCTTTCAAG ctaatGATGCCGCTCCCTGTGCCTGAGTTTCTGACTGTGAACTACATCTGTGAGTCTGCGTCTCGTCTCCTCTTCCTGTCTATGCACTGGGCACGCTCCATACCAGCCTTCCAGGCCCTGGG CTCAGAGAATGGCATCATGTTGATGAAGGCGTGCTGGAATGAGCTCTTTGCTCTGAGTCTGGCGCAGTGTTCCGACGTCATGGACGTCTCCTCCGTCCTCACCACCATCGTCCAGCACTTAGAGACCAACCtcagtgaag aaaAGCTTTCTGCGGAGCGTGTGAAGGAGGTGATGGAGCACATCTGGAGGCTTCAAGAGTTTTGCAACAGCATGAACAAAGTGGAGCCGGACGCACAAGAGTACGCCTACCTCAAAGCCATCACGCTCTTCAGCCCTG ATCACGCAGGTGTGGACTGCTTTGCTCACATTGAGAGCTTCCAGGAGAAGGCCTATATGGAGCTACAGGACTACATCACGAGGGAGTACCCAGATGACACATaccg gttgtCAAGGTTGCTTCTGCGGCTGCCTGCGTTGCGTCTGATGAGCGCGTGTGTGACTGAGGAGCTCTTCTTCACCGGCCTCATCGGTAACGTTCAGATCGACAGCATCATCCCCTATATCCTCAAGATGGAGTCCACCGACTACAACAGCCAGCCAGTCGGCGTCAGCGAATAA